The Flavivirga eckloniae genomic interval AGGGTTAAAATAGGCACTCTCTAAAAAGATACTCGTAGTAGCTTCTGTAACCCCAGAATCAATACCACCAAAAACTCCGGCAATACACATGGGTTTTTCGGCATCACAAATCATAAGGTCATCTTTGTGCAACTCACGCTCTACACCATCTAAAGTAGTAAATTTTGTTCCGGTAGGTAAGGTTTTTACTTTTACCTTATTGCCAGAAATCTTTACAGCATCAAACGCATGCAAAGGTTGCCCTAAATCGTGCAACACATAATTTGTTGCATCTACAATATTGTTTATAGGACTTAATCCAATGGCTTTTAAACGGTGCTGTAACCAGGCAGGCGATTCTTTAACCTTTATGCCAGATATAGTCACACCACAATACCGAGGAGCTAAATCTTTATTTTCTACATTGATATCAATTTTCAGGGTACGGTTATCTACACGAAAGGCACTAACCGATGGCGTGATAAGTTCCAAATTAAGATCCTTCTGAATTAAACCAGCTTTAAGGTCGCGAGCCGTTCCTAAATGGCTCATGGCATCTGCTCTATTAGGTGTAAGCCCAATTTCGAAAACCTGATCGTTTTCTATATCAAAAATATCTGCAGCAAGTGTTCCTACTTTTACATTGGCATCTAAAACCATAATGCCATCATGGGATTTTCCTAAGCCTAATTCATCTTCGGCGCAAATCATTCCATGACTTTCTTCACCACGTATTTTTCCTTTTTTTATGGTCCAGGATTCTCCTTCTGGCGTATAAAGCGTTGTTCCAATAGTGGCAACAGGAACTTTTTGTCCAACACCTACATTGGGTGCACCACAAACAATTTGTAAAGGAGATTCACCTCCTACATCTACAGTGGTTAATTTTAGTTTATCGGCATTAGGGTGTTTAACACAAGTTAAAACCTTTCCAACAACGACACCTTCCAAGCCACCTTTAACAGATTGGTAGTTTTCTACACCTTCAATTTCAAGACCTAGATCTGTAAGTAATTCACTAGTTTGTTCTGGAGTCCATTCAGTTTTTAAAAACTGTTTTAACCAATTGTAAGAAATTTTCATAAAACATTTGCTATTTTAAGAGTGCAAAGATAAAATATTGAAGCTAGCATTCAAACATTGCTTTTAATTTGTGGTATTAATGAAGTAAATATTATTTTTTATTTGTTAGTATTGTGTCGTTATTTCGAATAATACCATTCAAATAGATTTTATGAGATACATTACCATAGTCTTTTTAGCTCTTTTCGTTTTGGCTTGCAAGCAAGAAGCAAAAACAAACACATTACAAACGGGGACGTATCGTGCTTTATTAAAAGTAAATGAAACTGAAAATTTACCGTTTAATTTCGAAGTAATTTCTGAAAATAAATTAAACATTCTAAATGCCGAAGAGATTATTGAAGTTGAGGATGTTACTTATAAAAATGATTCGGTATATATTAAAATGCCTGTTTTTGAAGGTTATTTAGTTGCTAAAATTGAAGATGGTGCTCTTACAGGAAGTTTTGTGAAAGCTGGGTTAAATAGAATCATGGCTTTTTCTGCTGAAAAGAATACGGTTCGATTCGATACTTCGGAAAAACCTACAAACGAAATTTCAGGAAATTGGGAGGCAGTTTTTAGTCCGAAAGTTGAAGAGGATAGATACATTGCTAAAGGAATTTTTAGTCAGAAGGGGCATATCGTTACCGGAACCTTTAGAACAACCACAGGGGATTATCGTTATTTGGAAGGTGTTTTAGATGGTAATCAACTTAAACTATCAACGTTTGATGGTGCTCATGCATTTTTATTCACAGCTACAGTAACCGATAGTACTATGGTTGGTACGTTTTATTCTGGAAACCATTTTAAGGAGCCATTTACGGCCAAACGTAATGAAACTTATGAGTTACCTGATGCTAATACCCTTACCTTTTTAAAAGAAGGCTACGATAAAGTAGCGTTTTCATTCCCCGACGAAACCGGAACTATGGTTTCTTTAAACGATGAGCGCTTTAAAGATAAAGTCGTTTTAGTACAAATTATGGGAACCTGGTGTCCTAATTGTTTAGATGAGAGTAAGTTTTATTCCGAGTTTTATAAAAACAATCCGGATAAGGATATAGAAATAATAGCTTTGGCTTTTGAGTATGTAAAAACCGAGGAAGCAGCTTTTAATAATATTAAACGTTTAAAAGATAAAACCGGGATAACATACCCCGTTTTGTTAGCACAGTACGGCTCTTCAAGTAAGGTAAAAGCTCAAGAAAAGTTGCCTATGCTTAATCATGTACTGTCGTATCCAACAACTATATTTATTGATAAAACGGGTGAGGTAAGAAAAATTCATACAGGTTTTAATGGTCCTGCTACTGGTGAAAAATATGTTGCTTTTAAAACAGAGTTTTCAAGTTTTGTTAATGAGTTATTAGCAGAGTAATTTTCAATTATCCCCTCCATTTTAAAAAGTATTACTCCTAAAGTTTTTTTGTTTACAAGGTCGTAAGCAAAAAACTAAATGTTGCTATTGTATCTATAAATATTGAGCTTTTTTTGAATTTGTGGTGCTATTTTTGAAGCACGTAAATAGTCTATTCACTTAGAGCGCATTATCTTTTTTTCGATTTAATTTACATTGCTTTGTTATTGGTTTAATATATTATATTTACACCTTCTTTAATTAATCCATATGAAACTTTTCTCTCTGGTTATTTGCATTATGGTAACTCATAGTGTTTTTTCTCAAGAAGTAGCTATACCCACTACTTTTTATGAGGACGGCAGTATGTATAAAAAACCATTTGATACGTCGCAACCTTTAGCCGAATTTAAAGAGAATGAATCATGTACAGTTACAGCTTATTTAGGCAAGGATATCTATAAAATTGTGTACAAGGAATGGGTTGGTTTTGTGAATTCCGATTTTTTAGAAGTTAATGAAGACATGATGGATTTGTATTACGCTAATGAAAAAAAGGAATTTGAAGAAGCGATTAAGGAAGAAGAAAATAGAAAGAACAAGATAGCCGCTATAATTAAGAAGAAAGAAGACGAAAAAAGAAAACAAGACTCTATTGTTAAAGCTAAAGAAACTAGAAAGCGGGAAGCCGAGTTAAAGGAAAAGCAGCGTATTCAAGATTCGATACTTAAAGTTAAGGAAGCAGCTAAGCGCCGACAAGAGCTGTTGGAAAAAGCAAGACGAGAAGCAGAATTAAAAGAAAAACAGCGCGTACAAGATTCGATTGCTAAAGTAAGAGAAGAAGCCAAACGCAAGCAGGAGTTATTAGAACAGGCTAAGCGAGCAGCAGAACTAAAGGAAAAGCAGCGTATTCGGGATTCGGTAGCAAAAGCAAAAGCCATAGCCAAGCGCCAACAAGAGCTGCTTGAAAAGGCTAGACGAGAAGCTGCCGAATTAAAAGAAAAACAGCGTATACAGGATTCGATTGCCAAAGTAAGAGAAGAAGCCAAGCGTAAGCAGGAATTGTTAGAACAGGCTAAGCGATCGGCAGAACTAAAGGAAAAGCAGCGTATCCGGGATTCGATAGTTAAAGCAGAAGCTATCGCTAAGCGCCAACAAGAATTATTGGAAAAGGCCAGACGAGAAGCTGCTGAATTAAAAGAAAAACAACGTATTCGGGATTCGATAGTTAAAGCAGAGGTTATTGCTAAGCGCCAACAAGAATTATTGGAAAAGGCTAGACGAGAAGCTGCTGAATTAAAAGAAAAACAGCGTATACAGGATTCTATTGTCAAAGCCAAAGAGGAAGCCAAACGCCAACGAGAGTTGTTGGAACAGGCTAAGCGAGCAGCAGAACTAAAGGAAAAGCAACGTATCCGGGATTCGATAGTTAAAGCAGAAGCTATCGCTAAGCAGCAACAGGAACTATTGGAAAAGGCTAGACGAGAAGCTGCCGAATTAAAAGAAAAACAGCGTATTCGGGATTCGATAGTTAAAGCAGAAGCTATCGCTAAGCAGCAACAGGAACTATTGGAAAAGGCTAGACGAGAAGCTGCTGAATTAAAAGAAAAACAGCGTATACAGGATTCTATTGTCAAAGCCAAAGAGGAAGCCAAACGCAAGCAGGAGTTATTAGAACAGGCTAAGCGAGCAGCAGAACTAAAGGAAAAGCAGCGTATCCGGGATTCGATAGTTAAAGCAGAAGCTATTGCTAAGCGCCAACAGGAATTATTAGAAAAAGCTAGACGAGAAGCTGCTGAGTTAAAAGAAAAACAACGCATACAGGATTCTATAGTTAAAGCCAAAGAGGAAGCCGAACGCAAGCAGGAGTTGTTGGAACAGGCTAAGCGCGCAGCAGAACTAAAGGAAAAGCAACGTATTCAAGATTCGATTACTAAAGCAAAGGAAGAAGCCAGACGGAAGCAAGAGTTATTAGTACAAGCTAGAAAACGAGAAGCAGAGTTAATGGAACGGTTAAGGGTTCAGGATTCAATCCTTAAAGCCAAAGAAGCAGCCGAACACCAGCAAAAGTTATTGGAAGAAGCCAGAAAGCGGGAAGCGGAATTAAAAGAAAAGCAACGTGTTCAGGATTCTCAACATCAACAGCAATTATTGGAGCAAGCAAGAAAGCGAGAAGCTGTGTTAAAAGAACAATTAAGAATTAAGGATTCTATCATTAAAGCCAAGGAGGTTCCAAAAGTTCAGCAAGAATCGGTAACTACAGAAGTAAACGAAAATACCAGTTTAAAAAGAGATAAATTTCGAAATACATGCCATTATACTATAAATATGTATGATGAGTTTTATAAAAAACAGCATATACGAACGGATCCTTATTCAATAAGTGATAATTTAGAAGTGGAACTCTATAAGTATGGACAACAGGCAAGTATATTTATAAACTCTCCAGTAGATTTGGGATGCGTTAGTTATTTTACCCGTAATCGATCGTCTGTAAGAGTAACGCTTGAAAATAATAAAACCATTACGTTTTATCATACTTGGAACATGGAATGTGGAAAGTTCTTGTTTAAGGGAAACCTTACTAAATCTCATATCTTACATTTAAAAAAGTCCCCAATTAAGTCGATACTATTAAAGGGGACCGAGGGAACTCTTAATATTACGGATATAGATTATAAAGAGTTTTTTATTGATAAGCTGAAATGTATTGAATAGTTACTATTCTTCTGGGGCAGTATATGTAACAATATCGATACCAATTCCGTTAGGATCTACAATTGCAAAGTGCCTGTCTCCCCAGGGTTCATCACGAAGCTCTATTTCTATGGCAATACCTTTGCTTTTTAATTGGTTGTAAACGTCGTCTACGTTTTTTACTTCTATGGTTAAATATACGCCCTTGCCCATAAAAGGCGATTGAAAAACAGGCTTTTGACTGGGGTGATTTGGTTGTAAAAAACTGATTTCTGCAGATTTATTTGGGGTATGCATTAAAAGGTAAAACTCGTTTTCAAAAGTTACTCCAAAGTTTAAATATTGAGTGTAAAATGCTTTGGTTTCTGCTAATTTGTCTGTAATGATTCCTGCGTTGAGTTTCATAGATTTAATGTTTTGCTGATGTTCCTGACTATTGGAGATGTTAGTAATAACCAAAAAAGCCATAATTATTGTTTTTCGCATGTCTAAGTGTTTTATTTACACAAATTTAGAGCGATTGGTTACGTGTGGATTGTAAAAATCGGACAAAATCTATTGAAAGGCTATGGTTGGTGTTACACCATAAAAGTTTTTAAAATCTTTAATGAAATGTGCTTGGTCGTAAAAGCCAGCATCGTAGAATAGTTTATTTTCTTTAAGGCTTTGGCTGGAAGGTTTAGCATTTAGTATGTGCTGAAAACGGATGACTTTACTGAATGCTTTAGGTGTTGTACCTATATAAAAATTAAATATTCTACGAAGTTGTCTTGGACTTAACCCAGTTGTTAGATCACTTTCGGTTTCTAATACGCCCTTTTTTTTAAGAATCAGATTTAGAGCTTTAAAGAAGCGAGCATCAAAATCGAATGTTCGATTTTTAATTTTTTCGAACAATTTAGAATTTAAAAGATCTATAATTTTTTCGAATGACTGTTTTGTGTTGATACTTGTATTTATCCAGCTGGCAAACTCAGGTAAAACCAGTTTTAGCTCTTGGGATTTATTGCTTAAGTCTTTAGCATTAACACCAAATAAAAGCGGAAATGCAGAAGGCAGAAATCGAATTCCGATATAATTGAATGTTTTACCAATAGAAAACTCTGTATATTTTCTGCAAAATCCCATCACGAAATTTTCAGAAGGAAGATTTTTGTCAAAAAAAATGTCAATACATCCATCTGAAACCACTTGGTAAACAAAAGGAGTATCTAAAATTGACCGTGTTTTTAATTGCCAGAAACAGTAAACAAAATTTTCGAGGTTTTTTTCAGGATGAATTTCTTGATATACGATTCCTTTATGTTCTGTCTTTACCGTAGGTTGAATGGGTTTGTAAAACTCTTTTATCGATTCAAATGCTTTCACCTGTTATTTTAATGTTTAATAATGCTTCGTAAGGATTGCCACTAATACTCAATAATTTTGCGAATGCAGCTTCCGTGTTAAGTCCCTCAGATTTAAGTTTTTTTATATTGGTTTTAAAGTGGCTTCCTTTTTGATTCAATATGTCGTACTCAATAAGCATATGCCGATATGCATGCTGCTTTCTGGTAGGGACATTTTGTCCGAAAATTTCAATTTTAAAATCCCTAGATTTAAATTTGGCTATTGTCGATTCCATGTTGTAATAACAATTCGATTTAAGTTTAAAATCTTTTTTATTAGCAAACAATTCGGTTAGATGTTTCGAGAATTCCAGATGATCTTTACATTCACAAATAATATCCAAATCACTTTCTGGTAAGTCAATTTCAATCGGAATCGTTCCGGTTAAAATCGGATCGTATGTTTTTAGCTTTTCAAAAATCTTTAACTTTTTAAGTTCTTGATAAGCTTTTTTTTGACGTTCATTACCCGACTTTAAATATTCGATATTTGTAAAATCTGTTATCATTAACAGTTGTTGGTTATTATGTTTCTATATCTGGAAGATTTAATTTTTATTAAACATATCAAATATACATAAACAACATACATAAATTTTAAAAGAAGCTTGTTTGAAAGGCTTAGTATCAATTTTTAAACACTATCATGATATGTTTCTTAGATAGTGAGTGAGTTGGCTTTCCTGTAAAGTTCTTATTAATTTTAATGGAGTTTAGTGGCAATTAGTACGACTTTATCATCACATATATCGGTAGTAAAAAATAAGAACACATCACCTCCTTCTTTAATTTTGAATTTTTTCCGAATTTGTTGAACCGTTTCAGGGAAATTACGGGTTGTAATATTTGCTTTGGAGACACCTATTTTTTTTAATGCCTTTTTGTTATATGGTACAATGCTATCAACCTTAAAAGATCTACCAGGAAAATCAATAAGCGAATCGCTAGTATATAAATGTGAATGTTTATGAAGTTTATAAACGTTTAACCGATTACTTATAGTATGGAATGCTCCAGCTTTTAAAATAGTACTGTTTGGTTCGTACAAATAGGTAAGTGGTTTGTGGTATTTCGATTCTGATGCTTTTTCTTCTTCTATTGTAAAATTAAAAGACGCTTTAGCCGCTTTTTTAATATTCACGGTTTCAATATTGATATCGCCTTCAAACTCACTTTCTAAAATCCAAAGCAATTCTTTTACGTCATTGTTTACAGCAACGATATGAATAGTCTTTACATGTTTTAACTCGCTAATGCCAACCGATAAATCGAGTAGAGGCGACGTTTTAATCATAATGTTTTTAGAATGATTGAATAGCAAATCAATATGTTTTGGAACGTTAGGTAGACAATCGTTTAAAAAGAAGACCTTTCCCTTACTATCGTCCCTTCTGGAAGGATCGATATAAATCCAGTCAAAGTGTTTTTTAGAGGTTTTTATATGGTCTAAGCCGTCAACGTTTTTAGTAGTTACATTATCAACTTCAAGCTGTTTGTAATTGTGGTTTACAATACTCGACAAGCTTTCATTGATTTCGCAATGCGTTACCGTTTTAAATATCTTTGAAAAATAATAACAATCAATTCCAAAACCGCCTGTTAAATCTATTATAGAATTACCGTTAATTAAGCTGGTTTTATAATGAGCTGTGGTTTCTGAAGAAGTTTGCTCTATGTTTAGCTTATTCGGATAATATATGTTGTTACACTGAAACCATGTGGGGAGTTTCTTTTCACAGCGTCTTTTAGCCTCAATTTGCTCTATAATAGCCTTGGCTTCAACATTTGGAAACGATATGCCTTTTAGTAGTAATGATGAAATATCGGAATTTAAATGACTATCTATAAATTCTTGAATTTCAGTATTTAAAATAGAAGGATTCAAACCGAACGATTATAGGTTTTTCGTAAGCTTTTTTACAATCTTGTTTTCAGATAAAAACTCTTTTAAAATCACTTTTATGGCTGTGTAGGCAGGAACAGCAATTATTAAACCGATAACACCAAATAAAATACCAGTGATTAGAATGACTAAAAAGATTTCTAAAGGATGCGACTTTACACTTTTCGAAAATATAATTGGCTGACTTCCGAAATTGTCAACCAACTGACCAACAATAAACACAATAAATACCCAGAATGTTTTTGGTAAGATAACGTCGCTAAAACTTTCACCGAGGTTGCTGGTCATTGTTAATGTGATCATTAAAAGCGCACCAACTAACGGCCCAACATAAGGGATAAGATTTAGTAGGGCACATAAAAAGGCTATAACGATAGCATTTTCTACGCCAATAATTAGTAAACCTATGGTGTAAATAATAAATATGATAAGTATTTGAAAAATAAGCCCCACAAAATACCTGGAGAGTAAATCCTTAATTTTCTCTGATGAATTTTTCCAACGTGATTCTTTGTTATCTGGTATAAATGTTAAGATTCCGTTTTCGAACAACCGACTGTCTTTTAAAAAGAAAAAAGAAATGAATAGCACCGAAAACAGACCGATACTAAAGCTTCCTAATCCACTAACTACCGAGTTTAAAAAGTTAGGAATTAACGAGTAATCTATTTTAGATAACAATCGTGATTCTTTAAATGACTGTTCTATATCTATATGATGCAAATCGAAATAATTAATAATTTCTGCATATAAATTTTGAATGTTACCTTGTAATTCATCAATATTTAATAACGATAAGTTTTGACCTTGTTTTATAAGAAGTGGAATAAAAGAGCTTACCAGACCAATAAACAATCCTAAAAGAATAACCATGGTGGCAACAACCGCAAACGTATTTTTAAATTTTAAACGGTGTTCTAAAAAAAACACAACGGGTCTGCCTATTAACGAAATAACCGCAGCAATGGCAATATAACCTATTACCGATTGTATTTGATATAAAAAGTATAGTAATAGAGCAATACCAAGAATAATTGCTATGGCCTTTAAAATACCATTTGAGATTGTATTAGAATTCATTTAGTAAATATAAATTATTTATTTATCAATGTAAAAAGGGGAGATGTATAACAATTCTTTTGAGCTAAAATGCCATTTTTAGGAGAGGTTAATGCAAAGCTGCTTTGTGATTTCATAAAGTACAATATTGGTTGCTTGAACCACATTCATACTACTATTCTGGCCAAACATGTCAATGTGAATAACGGCATCGGAACAACTTAGAATAGATTCTGAAACCCCGAAATTTTCGTCACCGATAACCAAAACTATAGGTTTTTCTACCGAAAACTTAAAATCATGAACAGGTTCACTCTTATCTGTTATTTCTAAAGAAATGATTTGATGACCACTATTTTTCAAGTTCTTAACAACTTCTATAGCCGATTCATGAATTTCAAAATCAACCACCTTTTCGGTAGCTCGCGAGGTCTTTGTCATTTTTCTACCAAGCGGAATATGATCGCCACAAAGCATCAGCTTTTCAATACCAAACGCATCAGAAATTCTAAACAGACTGCCAATATTGGGTGCATTCGTAACATGATCACAAACCAAAGTAATAGGGAAACTGCGTTTCGTGAAGTTTGTGTTGTAATGGGTTAGTTGCATTTTTTGTGTTCGGTGTTCGGTGTTCGGTGTTCAGTACTCAGTGGCAGTATTCAGTGTTCAGTGGCGGTATACAGTTTAGGTGTCTTATCAAAAAAAACAACTCAATTTTCAAAAGCATACTTAACAATATTAGCTCCCATTTTAAGTGCCTTGGTTCTAACATCTATAGGATCGTTATGTACCTCGGCATCCTCCCAACCATCACCTAAATCACTTTCGTAGGTAAACAACAATACCAATCGTTCTTCCTGGAAAATACCAAAAGCCTGAGGTCGTTTGCCATCGTGTTCATGAATTTTAGGCAGACCATTCGAAAATTTGTATGGATCGTTGAATATTTTATGACTTGTAGAAAGTTCAACCAAATCTTTATCTGGGAATACTTTTTTAAGTTCTTCGGTAATATAAGGTTGCATACCGTAGTTGTCGTCTATGTGTAAAAAACCACCGGATATTAGATAGTTTCTAAGGTTTTCGGCATCTGCCTCGCTAAAAAACACATTACCGTGTCCCGTCATGTGTAAAAACGGAAATTGAAATATATCGGGGCTACCAACTTCTACCGTTTCTGGTTTAGAGCTTATTTTGGTATGTATATTTTGATTACAAAAAGCAATCAGGTTTGGAACTGCCGTTGGATTGCCGTACCAATCACCTCCACCTTTGTATTTTAAAATGGCCAAATCTTGAGCCATGCAGTTACCTGTCATTAATGAGATACCAATGACGATTGTTTTTGTAAGATTTTTGATTTTTACACAACTAAGTATCATAGTTCCAAAAATAAAAAGAATTGCTATGCAAAAGATACTTTTAACTATAATTATATCATCATTTTTATTTCAACCAGAAAAAAAGGAAACATTTAAACCTCTTGTTGTTTTAGAATTATTTACTTCTCAAGGGTGTTCTAGTTGTCCACCGGCAGATGATTTGCTAAATGAAGTCAAAACTAAATATTCAGATAGTGAGGTTGTTGCTTTATCCTATCATGTGGATTATTGGAATTATATCGGCTGGAAGGATCCTTTTAGTAAAAAAATGTTTAGCGATAAACAACGTAAATATGGACATAAGTTTAATAGCAGTTCTATTTATACACCACAGGTTGTTGTAAATGGAAAGGAACATTTTGTTGGCTCTAATAGAGGTATTATGAATACAAAACTTAATGACTATTTAAAAAAAACATCCACAAATACAGTGGTACTTAGTAATCTTAAAAAAGATAATAATACTATTTCTTTAGATTATAAAATAGAGGGTACTGTTAGTAAAAAAGCATTGCGAATAGTTTTAGTAATTAATGAACGAATCACTTCAATTAAACGCGGTGAAAACAGAAACAGGGTACTTAAAAATGCAAATATAGTTGTTAACGAAGTATCTCTAAATTTAGATTCTGTAAATGGAGAAGCAAGTATTATTATTCCAGATATAGTCACACAAAGTGATGATTTATCAATTGTTGCATTAATACAAACTGAAAATTTAGATATAACAGGAGGTAGCCAATTAAGATTATAACTGGTTAATAAAAGCCACCGAATGACAAGCTACTATAGCCGCTGTTTCTGTACGTAATCGGGTTTCCCCTAAAGTTACAGGTGAGAAGTTTTTTTGAAGTGCTTGTTCTATTTCTTTAACAGAAAAATCCCCTTCAGGACCAATTAAAATAGTAATGCCTTGTTTGGGGTTAAGTAGCTGTTTTAAAGACTTCTTGTCGGTTTCTTCACAGTGCGCAATAAACAAATCACCATTAAAATCCTGCTTTATAAAATCTTTAAATGGAATTGCATCATTCAATTTTGGCAAATAACAATTTAAGGATTGTTTCATAGCCGATTGTAGAATCCGCTCGAAACGTTCAGGCTTTACGACTTTACGTTCACTACGGTCGCAAATAATAGGGGTGATGCTATCAATACCAATTTCGGTAGCTTTTTCTAAAAACCACTCATAACGGTCGTTCATTTTTGTTGGAGCTACTGCCAAATGTAAATGGTAATCCTTTTTTGGTTGAAGTGATTTAGAAACAATAGTAGCCATACACTTATTGATATTAGGTATGGTAATTTCTGCCGTAAACAGCCAACCTTTGCCATTTGTAAGATGTAATTTGTCTCCAACCTGCTTTCTCAAGACTTTTACAATATGCTTGCTCTCTTCTTTAGGGAATGAAAACTGTGCGGTACTTTCTGCTATATCTGGATTGTAAAACAATTGCATGAGGCGAAGATAAAAATGATTTATGATTTACGATTTATTTGATTAATAGATTTTCGTATAAGTGAAATAATTAAATTAATAATGAATATTAATTGTCCCACTAAGAAGAGAAGTACAATAGTTAGAAGCGCTATGCTGCCATTGGAAGAATCATTAAACAATGGAAAATTTGGATTAGGGTTTATGTTATCAAAATATATTTGAACTAGAATAAATGAGAGAATGCTCCCAATACTTATAAGAATATGGATAAATATTAACAACTTATATAATTGAATAGTGAATTTAAAAAAGATCCAATATCCAAAACCTATAAAAATGAGTGTTAAGGTAAGTAACGTCATTAAATTAAAACAACTCATAACGTAGTATGTGTCATGTATGTTAATATCAATAACACTCTCTGTTCCATAATATATGAAACCAGAAATATAAATGATTGCAGCAGCTATCCAAAAATAGGTGTGAATTTTAGTTAGCATCATTTTTAAAATATTATAACGAATCATAATTTTCGAATATGGACATTAATGACTGCAACTGAACACTGCAACTAAAAACACGTTAACATTCTCGCAAAGCCGCAAAGACGCAAAGGAGCACTCCAAACTGCCACTGAACACTGAATACTGCGACTGCCAACTAAAAAAATCTCGCAAAGCCACAAAGCCGCAAAGAAAAACTGCAAACTGCCACTGAATACTGAACACTAAATCTTAAGCCTAGCAGAAGCCGAGACATTTTGTTCGGCAAAATCTCCTTCTAAATATTTTAAGTAACCAACAATAGCTATCATAGCTGCATTATCTGTAGTAAATTCAAATTTAGGAACATAGGTTGTCCAACCAAATTTTTGTTCACCATCCTTTAGTGCCTGACGTATTCCGGAATTAGCAGAAACGCCTCCGCCAATAGCAATTTGTTTAATGCCTGTTTGTTTAGAAGCTCGTTTTAATTTATCAACTAGAATACCAATAATAGTATACTGTATAGAGGCGCAAATATCGTTAAGGTTTTCCTTAATAAAATCAGGATTCGCTTTTACTTCGCGTTGCACAAAATAAAGAATGGCTGTTTTTAAGCCAGAAAAACTAAAGTTTAAGCCATCTACCTTGGGTTTGGTAAAAGTAAATGCTTTAGGATTTCCTTTTTGAGCGCGTTTATCTATTTCTGGTCCGGCAGGATAGCC includes:
- a CDS encoding AraC family transcriptional regulator, producing the protein MKAFESIKEFYKPIQPTVKTEHKGIVYQEIHPEKNLENFVYCFWQLKTRSILDTPFVYQVVSDGCIDIFFDKNLPSENFVMGFCRKYTEFSIGKTFNYIGIRFLPSAFPLLFGVNAKDLSNKSQELKLVLPEFASWINTSINTKQSFEKIIDLLNSKLFEKIKNRTFDFDARFFKALNLILKKKGVLETESDLTTGLSPRQLRRIFNFYIGTTPKAFSKVIRFQHILNAKPSSQSLKENKLFYDAGFYDQAHFIKDFKNFYGVTPTIAFQ
- a CDS encoding TrmH family RNA methyltransferase, producing the protein MQLTHYNTNFTKRSFPITLVCDHVTNAPNIGSLFRISDAFGIEKLMLCGDHIPLGRKMTKTSRATEKVVDFEIHESAIEVVKNLKNSGHQIISLEITDKSEPVHDFKFSVEKPIVLVIGDENFGVSESILSCSDAVIHIDMFGQNSSMNVVQATNIVLYEITKQLCINLS
- a CDS encoding TlpA disulfide reductase family protein is translated as MRYITIVFLALFVLACKQEAKTNTLQTGTYRALLKVNETENLPFNFEVISENKLNILNAEEIIEVEDVTYKNDSVYIKMPVFEGYLVAKIEDGALTGSFVKAGLNRIMAFSAEKNTVRFDTSEKPTNEISGNWEAVFSPKVEEDRYIAKGIFSQKGHIVTGTFRTTTGDYRYLEGVLDGNQLKLSTFDGAHAFLFTATVTDSTMVGTFYSGNHFKEPFTAKRNETYELPDANTLTFLKEGYDKVAFSFPDETGTMVSLNDERFKDKVVLVQIMGTWCPNCLDESKFYSEFYKNNPDKDIEIIALAFEYVKTEEAAFNNIKRLKDKTGITYPVLLAQYGSSSKVKAQEKLPMLNHVLSYPTTIFIDKTGEVRKIHTGFNGPATGEKYVAFKTEFSSFVNELLAE
- a CDS encoding AI-2E family transporter → MNSNTISNGILKAIAIILGIALLLYFLYQIQSVIGYIAIAAVISLIGRPVVFFLEHRLKFKNTFAVVATMVILLGLFIGLVSSFIPLLIKQGQNLSLLNIDELQGNIQNLYAEIINYFDLHHIDIEQSFKESRLLSKIDYSLIPNFLNSVVSGLGSFSIGLFSVLFISFFFLKDSRLFENGILTFIPDNKESRWKNSSEKIKDLLSRYFVGLIFQILIIFIIYTIGLLIIGVENAIVIAFLCALLNLIPYVGPLVGALLMITLTMTSNLGESFSDVILPKTFWVFIVFIVGQLVDNFGSQPIIFSKSVKSHPLEIFLVILITGILFGVIGLIIAVPAYTAIKVILKEFLSENKIVKKLTKNL
- a CDS encoding DUF4269 domain-containing protein, translated to MITDFTNIEYLKSGNERQKKAYQELKKLKIFEKLKTYDPILTGTIPIEIDLPESDLDIICECKDHLEFSKHLTELFANKKDFKLKSNCYYNMESTIAKFKSRDFKIEIFGQNVPTRKQHAYRHMLIEYDILNQKGSHFKTNIKKLKSEGLNTEAAFAKLLSISGNPYEALLNIKITGESI
- a CDS encoding THUMP-like domain-containing protein, producing the protein MNPSILNTEIQEFIDSHLNSDISSLLLKGISFPNVEAKAIIEQIEAKRRCEKKLPTWFQCNNIYYPNKLNIEQTSSETTAHYKTSLINGNSIIDLTGGFGIDCYYFSKIFKTVTHCEINESLSSIVNHNYKQLEVDNVTTKNVDGLDHIKTSKKHFDWIYIDPSRRDDSKGKVFFLNDCLPNVPKHIDLLFNHSKNIMIKTSPLLDLSVGISELKHVKTIHIVAVNNDVKELLWILESEFEGDINIETVNIKKAAKASFNFTIEEEKASESKYHKPLTYLYEPNSTILKAGAFHTISNRLNVYKLHKHSHLYTSDSLIDFPGRSFKVDSIVPYNKKALKKIGVSKANITTRNFPETVQQIRKKFKIKEGGDVFLFFTTDICDDKVVLIATKLH
- a CDS encoding DUF4159 domain-containing protein, translated to MAQDLAILKYKGGGDWYGNPTAVPNLIAFCNQNIHTKISSKPETVEVGSPDIFQFPFLHMTGHGNVFFSEADAENLRNYLISGGFLHIDDNYGMQPYITEELKKVFPDKDLVELSTSHKIFNDPYKFSNGLPKIHEHDGKRPQAFGIFQEERLVLLFTYESDLGDGWEDAEVHNDPIDVRTKALKMGANIVKYAFEN
- a CDS encoding VOC family protein; the protein is MKLNAGIITDKLAETKAFYTQYLNFGVTFENEFYLLMHTPNKSAEISFLQPNHPSQKPVFQSPFMGKGVYLTIEVKNVDDVYNQLKSKGIAIEIELRDEPWGDRHFAIVDPNGIGIDIVTYTAPEE